A window of Nicotiana tabacum cultivar K326 chromosome 24, ASM71507v2, whole genome shotgun sequence contains these coding sequences:
- the LOC107817647 gene encoding F-box protein At3g07870-like produces the protein MYHKRSPFSCLLLSDVDAPITLIELKPNYDCYSCPVNKPIALNPKFHLPPLDNLGVGFVKRTLRLIGSCNGFIGLLSKNHSVYVSNPLVGEYFKVKLPKREKGVLQIIYGFCFSEVSGQCKILRLIIRKFQGHDHKVSELEVYTIGVDAKWRNVGKAPYPLWGSLSNVNVNDTLHWLDDEDTEKGARICSFNITTEEVKPVPAPPGLKTPSVLLMLAKLGNCLCLSDISYEQHVDIWWMREYGVAESWTKDRILMDSIPCDICDTKYIPTIIWKDGEILMRSHRGTHLVSYNPKEKKFRKVHVYGFGIDATKYVPSFYSLNPSFYSLKTVMGDDFQVSSVYPKTQTV, from the coding sequence ATGTATCACAAAAGATCACCTTTTTCCTGCCTTTTGCTTTCGGACGTTGATGCACCTATCACTCTAATTGAACTCAAACCAAATTATGATTGTTATTCTTGCCCAGTAAACAAACCCATTGCATTAAACCCTAAATTTCACCTCCCTCCACTTGATAATCTTGGTGTTGGTTTTGTTAAACGAACATTGAGATTAATCGGTTCATGTAATGGTTTCATTGGTTTGTTGAGTAAGAATCATTCAGTTTATGTTAGCAATCCTCTTGTGGGTGAGTATTTCAAGGTTAAATTGCCCAAAAGGGAAAAAGGAGTTCTTCAGATTATTTATGGATTTTGCTTTAGTGAGGTTTCTGGACAGTGTAAAATATTGAGATTAATAATTAGGAAGTTCCAGGGTCATGATCATAAAGTATCTGAATTGGAGGTTTATACTATTGGAGTTGATGCGAAATGGAGAAATGTGGGCAAAGCTCCATACCCTTTATGGGGATCACTTAGCAATGTTAATGTGAATGATACTCTTCATTGGCTAGATGATGAAGATACTGAAAAAGGTGCCAGAATTTGCTCCTTTAATATTACGACAGAAGAGGTGAAGCCCGTGCCAGCTCCACCCGGTCTGAAAACTCCATCTGTGTTGTTGATGCTGGCAAAGTTGGGGAATTGTCTGTGTTTATCTGATATTAGCTATGAACAGCATGTTGATATATGGTGGATGAGAGAGTATGGGGTTGCTGAATCTTGGACTAAAGATCGCATTTTGATGGATTCTATTCCGTGTGATATCTGTGATACTAAATATATACCGACCATAATTTGGAAAGATGGAGAAATCTTGATGCGAAGCCATCGTGGCACACACCTCGTTTCTTACAACCCAAAAGAGAAGAAGTTCAGGAAGGTCCATGTTTACGGTTTTGGCATTGACGCGACTAAATACGTTCCAAGTTTTTACTCACTCAATCCAAGTTTTTACTCACTCAAGACTGTCATGGGGGACGATTTTCAAGTGTCAAGTGTTTATCCGAAGACTCAGACAGTTTAG